Genomic window (Candidatus Omnitrophota bacterium):
GGTGTTCTTGGGTCTGATCCAGTATTTTTTCTTCAAAAAAGTTGTAATTTTGTATATGCAGTTTCTCAAAAAGATATTTTTGAGTTAGATATGGAGAACAAGGATGCTGTTAAGATTTTCTCTGTTCGATCTTCAGGCTCAAGGACGGAATCCTTGGAAAGTTCAGATGAAGACGATGTTTTAAGTCTGGCCAAAGAAATCCTAAGTTTTTATATCTTTGATTCACGAGATCCAATTTTCTTTGTTGCCACAAGAAATGGGATTTTTTATCGGATAGAGGATCAGGAGTCTTGGCGCAGTATTCTCATTTCAGGTTTTTCTTCTGAATATCTGACTTCTCTAGTAGCTATCGAAAAGAATCAGCTGATGGCTTCAACTCAAAAAGGTATTTTCTATTTTAAGGATAATCAGTGGAAGCAATTATATAAAGGCTTTCCATCAAACAAGACGAACTGCTTGGCTTTTAGCGTGCAGGGAGATGTTTATGCCGGGTCTGATAAGGGTCTTTTTATGCTTAGAAAGCAGGATACTATGAAAAGTGATTTTTTTGCAGATTATAGAAAAATTAAGGATTTTTTTGAGAATGAGCCTTCAGTTGGTTGGGTTCAGAAAAAGGCAATTGAATATGCGGAAGTCAGTCCTAGCAAAATAAAACAATGGCGACAGCAAGCGCGAAATAAGGCCTGGCTTCCGAATTTATCTCTTGGTCTAGATGGGGATCGAAACTTAACTATGTCGGATAGTGTTTATGGAAGCTATACAGGCGGAGGTCAGCAGTATGTTGGAACAGATGACAAAACGGCTTATAACAATTTAGGATGGGATGTTTCTTTGTCTTGGGATTTAGGAGATATTATTTGGAATTCTGATCAAACTTCAATTGATTCGCGTTCGAAGATGATGGTAGAGCTTAGAGAAGATATCTTGGATGAAGTCACGCGTCTTTATTTTGAGCGTAGGCGAATTCAAGTGGAAATCTTAACAAAGAATGAACAAGAGTATCAGCTTCTTATTGATAAGCAGATGAGGGTTGAGGAACTTACGGCTCTTATTGATGCTTTAACTGGCGGTCAATTTAGCCAGGAGATCAAAATAAAATGGAACGATAGTTAATGAAAAGAGCGAAAAATGTTAAGAATAAATTTCTCACAACAGCTGCAGAAACAAGACAAGGAGCATAGATATGAAGAAAATAATTCTAGCTGTGTTATGTTTAGTTTTTCTTTCGGCAAGCACCTTTGCTTTTGCCGAAGATGTTTACATAACACAAAACGGTGCAAAGTATCACAAAGAAACATGTCGATTTGTTAAAGACAAAGAGATAACAAAAATGGACAAAAAAGAAGCTGTTGATCAAGGTTATACACCTTGCGGTCGATGCTACAAAGAAGATCTTGTGGTTAGCGACAAAAGTGAAAGTAAGAAAGTTGCCTTAAAGCAAGAAGATCAAAAGGTAGAAAAATAAATACACAAATAAGTTTTTGCAGCTTGTTGGCGAGAAAAAATTTATAAATATTAAAAAGGAGAGCAAAATGAAAAAAAATCAATTTTTATTTGGATTAATTATTATTCCATTTTTGTTCTCTGCAACACCTGCTTTAGCAGAAGAATCTCAAGAAAAGACATCGCAAGTTCAAGGAAAAGAGATTAAAAATCAAAGCATATTAGAAAATATAGAATTGCCAAAGAAAATAAATAATCAAGATGATCTTAAACAAACAGAAATTGCACCAAAAGCGATGATCACTGGAGACAGGCCGTTTGAGTCTATGGAAAAGTTAGACGTTGATCCTGCGAGTGGTACTGCTTCGGCAAGTATTCCTCTCCAGGTTCCTCGAGGCCGCGGTGGCGTTGAGCCGGCACTTGCGCTTGCGTACAATTCTGGTTCTTCGAATGGCCTATTAGGAGTGGGCTGGTTTTTGGATCTTGGAAAAATTGGGCGATCCACTAAATTCGG
Coding sequences:
- a CDS encoding SpvB/TcaC N-terminal domain-containing protein gives rise to the protein MKKNQFLFGLIIIPFLFSATPALAEESQEKTSQVQGKEIKNQSILENIELPKKINNQDDLKQTEIAPKAMITGDRPFESMEKLDVDPASGTASASIPLQVPRGRGGVEPALALAYNSGSSNGLLGVGWFLDLGKIGRSTKFG